CCGATCCACAGCAGGTGGCTGAAGATGCGGTCCATCTCCATGAGCATCACGCGCACGACCTTGCAGCGCTCCGTGACCTCGACGCCCATCATCTTCTCGACGGCCATGGCGTAGGCGCAGTTGTAGATCAGCGGCGCCAGGTAATCCATGCGGTCCGTCAGCGGGACGATCTGGTTCCAGTCCCGGTACTCACCCAGCTTCTCGAAGCTGGAGTGCAGGTAGCCGATGTGCGGGATGCAGCGGACGACCGTCTCACCATCCAGCTCCAGCACCAGGCGCAGCACGCCGTGCGTCGCCGGATGCTGCGGACCGATGTTGATCAGCATGTGCTCGCCGTGCATCTCGGGCTCGACGCCCAGCGGCATCACGGGCACACTCGTCGGCCGGCCGTCCACCCCCATCTGCGGCGTGCGCGTGACCAGGTACTCGACCTTGCGCGTGCCCCGACCCGGTGTCGTGCTGCTCATCACTCCACTCCTTCCGGCGCCGACGCACCACCCGCTGCGCCGCCTTCCGTGCCGAGCGACCAGTTGTCCGGATCGTTCGGCGTGCGCATGCCACCCGGCGGCGGCGGCTCCTGCTCGCCCGCTGCCGGCTCCTGCGACGCCGCCTCCCGCATCCCCGCGGTCGCGAGCTCCGTCGGGATGTAGTAATCCTCGACGTCCATCTCCATCGCACGCCGCGTCTGCTCCGCCCGGCTGAAGCGGCCGCGCAGCGGAAAGTCCTTCCGCAGCGGATGACCTTCCGCGTAGTTCTCCGGCATCATGATGCGCCGCAGGTCAGGGTGCCCGCGGAAGTGAATGCCGAACAGGTCGTAGACCTCGCGCTCCAGCCAGTTCGCCGAGTTGTAGAGCGGCACGGCCGAGTCGATCTCCAGCGCGGAAAGCGGCAGCGTCGCCTTGAGGCGGAGCTGCCGTTTGTGCGTGAGCGACCACATCTGGTAGACCACCTCGAGCGGCCGGCCGCCGCCGTAGTCCACCGCGGTCACGTCGATCAGGAACGCATAGTCCTGCGCCGGCTCGTCCTTCAGCCAGGCGAGGACGTCACGGATGCGTTCGGGCGCGATGTAGACGACGTGCTCGTCGCCCGCCACGATCGTGTGGTGCAGCACCGCGTCGCCGAACGTCGCGCGCAGCGCCGCGACAGTCGGGTGCGACGCCGCATCCGCCGCCTCACCACGCGGTCCTTCGTCCGCCGCTTCCGACGCCTGCGGGCCGCTCTCGAGATCGCGCAGCCCCTCGTTCAGATCCTTGTCCGCCATATCAGGGCAGCCGGTCGCGCGGACGCTGCAGCGCGTGCGACGGCACCATGCCGCTCACGCGGTTCTGCCGCGTCGAGTTGCCGAACGGGACCGTCACCTCCTCGATCACCTCCGGCGGCAGGTTCGGCCGGCTGGTGTCTGCCGGATCCTCCGCGCGGTGGATGTCCGCCCGCGTGACCGATTCGCCCCGGATCTTCTCCTGGATCATCAGCAGGCCGTAGATCAGACCCTCCGGCCGCGGCGGGCAGCCCGGCACGTACACGTCCACCGGGATGATCGTGTCGATCCCCTGCACCATCGAGTAGGCGTCGAACACGCCACCCGACGACGCACAGGCGCCCATCGAAACGCACCACTTCGGCTGCGGCATCTGGTCCCAGATGCGACGCAGCACCGGCGCCATCTTGTACGGCACCCGGCCCGCGCAGATCAGCACGTCCGCCTGGCGCGGCGAGAACGCCTGCCGCTCCATGCCGAAGCGCGCCGTGTCATATTTCGACGCCGCCGCCGCCATCATCTCGATCGCGCAGCACGCCGTGCCGAATGGCATCGGCCACAGCGAGTTCAGGCGCGACCAGTTGATCAGCGCATCCAGCCGCGTCGTGAAGAAGCTCGCATGACCACCACCCGCAGGCATGGTCGGCAGCTCGCGCCCACTCAGTCCCACTCGAGCGCTCCTTTCTTCCACTCATAGATCATCCCCACCGTCAGCACGACGATGAAGATGAATGCCGCAATGAAGCCTTCCCACCCGAGCGCGCGTGCCACGACACCCCACGAGACCAGGAAGATCGTCTCGAGGTCGAAGACGATGAACAGGATCGCAACCAGGTAGAACTTCACGGAGAAACGCTCGCGCGTGTCGCCGAGCGGCGGCATGCCCGACTCGTACGGCTGCGACTTCACCGGCGTCGGCCGGTACGGGTTCACGACGTGCGAGAGCGCCACCATACCGACCGCCTGCCCGACGGTCAGCAGCAGCAGGATCAGAATCGGTATCCAGCTTTCGTGCACGGCACGCTCCTGCTTGTGAAATCCTTCACGTAGGAAGTCCCGCAAACTACCCGCCGCCTCACACGGGGTCAAGCCGACGAAACGCTTGCCGGAGAGCGGGATTGCGCCCTACTTTCCGCCCCCGTTTCCGGCCGCCCCGCGGCCCTGCCGTCCTCCTGTCGACCGCAAGCAGCAAAGGCATCGAACCTCATGAGCATCCGCAGCGACCGCTGGATCCGGCGCATGGCCACCGAGCACGGCATGATCGAGCCGTTCGTCGAGCAGCAGGTGCGCGACGGCGCGATCAGCTACGGTCTCTCCTCGTTCGGTTATGACATCCGGGTGGGTGACGAGTACAAGGTCTTCACGGACGTGTACAGCGTGGTGGTCGACCCGAAGAACTTCGACCCGCGCAGCTTCGTCGACATCAAGGCCGACCACTGCATCATCCCGCCGCACTCCTTCGCGCTGGCCGCGACCATGGAGTACTTCCGCATCCCGTCGGACACGCTGGTCGTCTGCGTCGGAAAGTCGACGTACGCCCGCTGCGGCATCATCGTGAACGTCACCCCGCTGGAGCCCGAGTGGTGCGGCTACCTGACCCTGGAGATCAGCAACACGACGCCGCTGCCCGCCAAGATCTACAGCGGCGAGGGGCTGGCGCAGCTGCTCTTCTTCCAGGGCGACGAGGTGCCGGAAGTGACGTATGCGATGCGGAAGGGGAAGTATCAGGATCAGAGGGGAGTCACGCTGCCGAAGCCCTGAACGGCCTCTTGACTGCGGGTTATGGGCGGCGGGGGATGCGAGGCGCTCGCTTCGCTCGCTCGGGTAATGGACAAACCGGGACTGGAAATCGGGCGGCGGGCGCCCACCACCCACCGCCCGCATCTCAGTCCCGAAGTGTCCGCCACCCAAGCCCGCGAGCGCAGCGAGCGGGCGCCTCCCCTCCCCCATCGCCCATAGCCCGCAGTCAAGAAGCCGTTCAGGCGCCGACGAGTCCCGCCTCTCCCGGCCGACGCGTCTTGGCCTGCCGGTAGTCCCGGTTCAGCCGTGCAATCCAGTCGACGCGGATGCCCTTGGGGCACGCGGTCTGACATGCGCCGTGCATGGTGCAGTGGCCGAAGCCTTCCTCGTCGTGCTGCAGGACCATCTCGAGCACGCGGTCGTCGCGCTCGGCCTGGCCCTGCGGGAGCAGGCCGAGGTGGGAGACCTTGGCCCCGGTGAAGAGCATGGCGGACGCGTTCGGGCAGGCGGCCACGCAGGCTCCGCAGCCGATGCACTCGGCGGCGTCCATGGCGAGATCGGCATTCTCCTTGGGCACCGGGATGTTGTTTGCCTCGGGAGCACTGCCCGTGTTCGCGCTGATGTAGCCGCCGGCGCCGATGATCCGGTCGAAGGCAGCGCGGTCGACGACGAGGTCGCGCACGACCGGGAATGCGGTCGCGCGCCAGGGCTCGAGCCAGAGCTCGGCGCCGTCCTCGAAGGTGCGCATGTGGAGCTGGCAGACGGTAGTCTGCAGCGGGCCGTGCGGCTGGCCGTTGATCATGAAGCCGCAGGAGCCGCAGATGCCCTCGCGGCAGTCATGATCGAACGCGATCGGCTCCTCACCTCGCGCGATCAGCCCCTCGTTCACGACGTCGAGCATCTCGAGGAAGCTCGCGTGGTCGGAGATGTCCTCCGCCTGGTAGGTGACGAAGCCACCCTTGTCCTCCGGGCCGGCCTGCCGCCAGACATGCAGTTTCAGATTCATGGATGCGTTCCTCGTGGATGCGCGTCGCGACTCACTTGTAGCTGCGCTGCGCGAGCTGCACGTACTCGAACTCGAGCGGCTCCTCGTGACGGATGGGCGCTGCGCCCTCCCGGTACTCCCAGACCGCCACGTGGCTGAAGCGCTCGTCGTTGCGCTTCGCCTCGCCTTCCTCCGTCTGGTGCTCGACGCGGAAGTGGCCGCCCGCCGACTCGTCGCGCTCCAGCGCATCCAGCGCCATCAGCTCGCCGAACTCGAGGAAGTCCGCCACGCGACCCGCGTTCTCCAGCGACTGGTTGAGCGTCGCGCCGCTGCCCGGCACGCGCACATCGCGCCAGAACTCCTCGCGCAGCTCGGGAATCCGGTTGAGCAGCAGCTTGAGACCGTCAGCCGTGCGGGCCATGCCGCAGTACTCCCACATCAGCCGGCCGAGCTCGCGGTGGAAGTCGGACACGCTGCGGCTGCCGTTCACCGACAGCAGCGCATCCTGCCGCCGCGCGACTTCGGCCTCTGCGTCGCGGAAGGCGGCGTGCGACGTGTCGACGGTCGGCGGCTTTGCCGTGGCCAGGTAGTCACCGACCGTGAGCGGCACGATGAAGTAGCCATCGGCGAGGCCTTGCATGAGGGCGGACGCGCCGAGGCGGTTCGCGCCGTGATCGGAGAAGTTCGCCTCGCCGATCGCGAACAGGCCGGGCACGGTCGTCATCAGGTTGTAGTCCACCCACAGGCCGCCCATCGTGTAGTGCGGCGCTGGGTAGATGCGCATCGGCACCTCATACGGGTTGTCGCCCGTGATGTTGCGGTACATCTCGAAGAGGTTGCCGTAGCGATCGGCGATGACGTCCCTGCCCAGGCGCTGGATGGCATCGCGGAAGTCCAGGTACACGCCGACGCCGCTCGGCCCGACGCCGCGTCCCTCGTCCACCATCTCCTTGGCGCGCCGCGAGGCGATGTCGCGCGGGGCGAGGTTGCCGAAGCTCGGGTAGTAGCGCTCGAGGTAGTAGTCGCGCTCGCTGTCCGGGATCTCGTGCGGCGCCCGCCTGTCTCCCTGCTGCTTCGGCACCCAGATCCGGCCGTCGTTGCGCAGCGACTCGCTCATCAGCGTGAGCTTCGACTGGTAGTCGCCGGACGGCGGAATGGATGTCGGGTGGATCTGCGTGTAGCACGGGTTCGCGAAGCCTGCGCCGCGCTTGTAGGCGCGCCAGACGGCCGTGACGTTCGAGCCCTTGGCGTTGGTCGACAGGTAGAAGACATTGGAGTAGCCGCCGGTGCCGAGCAGCACGGCATCGGCGACGTGCGACTCGATGCGCCCCGTCAGCATGTCGCGCGTCACGATGCCGCGGGCCACGCCGTCGATGACGACGAGGTCGAGCATCTCGTGACGCGTGTACATCTTCACCTTGCCGGCCGCGACCTGGCGCATGAGTGCCTGGTAGGCACCCAGCAGCAGCTGCTGGCCGGTCTGACCGCGCGCGTAGAACGTGCGCGAGACCTGGGCTCCGCCGAAGCTGCGATTGGCGAGATAGCCGCTGTACTCGCGGGCGAACGGGACGCCCTGTGCCACGCACTGGTCGATGATGTTCAGGCTGATCTCGGCCAGGCGATGAACATTGGCCTCGCGTGCGCGGAAGTCACCGCCCTTCACCGTGTCGTAGAACAGCCGGTAGATGCTGTCGCCGTCGCCCTGGTAGTTCTTGGCGGCATTGATGCCGCCCTGCGCCGCGATGCTGTGCGCGCGTCGTGCGCTGTCCTGGAAGCAGAAGTTCCGGACGTTGTAGCCCAGCTCGGCGAGCGTCGCGGCAGCGGCACCACCGGCGAGGCCGGTTCCGACCACGATGATCTCGTATTTCCGCTTGTTCGCGGGATTGACGAGCTTCAGGTCGAAGCGATGCTTCGTCCACTTGTCCTGGATCGGGCCGCTCGGGATCCTTGCGTTCAGCTCCATCGCTCTACCGCACGAAGCCGGTCAGTACGGCGACCGGAAACGAGATGTTGGCGAGCACGATCGCCAGCGCGAGAATCGCGGCGATCGGACGTCGCAGGTGGTTGTACTTCTCGTTGTTCGCACCCAGCGTCTGCAGCATGCTCCAGAAGCCGTGGTACAGGTGCAGCCCCAGCGGGATCATGGCTGCGATGTACGCCACCGAAACGGGCACACTCTGGAATCCCACGACGAAGTTGCGATACACATCGCCGTGCACGAAATCCGGGTGTGCGTTGCCGAACGTGAAATGCATCAGGTGGTAGATCACGAACAGCAGGATGATCACGCCGCCCCAGCGCATGGTACGTGAGGCGTAGCTGAAGACGAGATCGCCGTCCCACTGCCTGTAGCCGACCTTGCGGGCGCGGTTCGCGCGCACGGTCAGCAGATACGCCGCGGCGAGGTGGGCTATGAGGGCGACGATGAGGCCGATGCGGAGCAGCCAGAGAACCTGGCTCTCTCCGAAGAACGGCTTGCCGAAGGTGCGCAAACCCTCGGCGTATCCGTTGAACGCTTCCGGCCCCTGGTAGACCTTCAGGTTGCCGAGCATGTGAAAGAGGACGAACAGAATCAGGATCGTCCCCGATACCGCCATGGTGATCTTCTTCCCGACCGTCGATCCCCAGAGCGACTGTGCGCGTCGCATCCTTGCTCCCGCGTTATGCCCGCAGCGCCGCGCTCAACCGAGCGCGGCCATCGTTTCGCGAACGGCCTCCGCCGACTTCTCCAGTGCTGCCTTCTCGTCCGCGGTCAGCTCCACCTCCAGCACCTGCTCGAGGCCGTTGCGACCCAGCTTGACCGGCACGCCGAGGAACAGCCCCTCCATGCCGTACTCGCCCTCGAGCCACGCAGCGCACGGCAGGATGCGCTTCTTGTCCTTGACGATCGCTTCGGCCATCTGGACCGCCGCGGCGGCCGGCGCGTAGTACGCGCTGCCCGTCTTGAGCAGCCCGACGATCTCCGCGCCGCCCTTGCGCGCGCGGTCGACCAGTGCGTCGATCCGATCCTGCGCGAGCAGCTGCGTCAGCGGAATGCCGCTCACCGTGGTGTAGCTCGCGAGCGGGACCATGGTGTCCCCGTGACCACCGAGCACCAGCGCCTGGATGTCCTCGACGCTGACGTCCAGCTCCAGCGCGATGAACGAGCGGTAGCGCGCGGTGTCGAGCACGCCCGCCAT
This genomic interval from Longimicrobiales bacterium contains the following:
- the mdh gene encoding malate dehydrogenase; its protein translation is MVDKITVVGAGHVGATAAQGVALKELARQVVLIDILEGVPQGKGLDQWESAPIEGFDTRVIGTNNYADTAGSQIVIVTAGIARKPGMSRDDLLNTNAKIVREVSENIKRHSPDAIVIMISNPLDVMAYVCKETTGFPRERVIGMAGVLDTARYRSFIALELDVSVEDIQALVLGGHGDTMVPLASYTTVSGIPLTQLLAQDRIDALVDRARKGGAEIVGLLKTGSAYYAPAAAAVQMAEAIVKDKKRILPCAAWLEGEYGMEGLFLGVPVKLGRNGLEQVLEVELTADEKAALEKSAEAVRETMAALG
- a CDS encoding NADH-quinone oxidoreductase subunit C; the encoded protein is MADKDLNEGLRDLESGPQASEAADEGPRGEAADAASHPTVAALRATFGDAVLHHTIVAGDEHVVYIAPERIRDVLAWLKDEPAQDYAFLIDVTAVDYGGGRPLEVVYQMWSLTHKRQLRLKATLPLSALEIDSAVPLYNSANWLEREVYDLFGIHFRGHPDLRRIMMPENYAEGHPLRKDFPLRGRFSRAEQTRRAMEMDVEDYYIPTELATAGMREAASQEPAAGEQEPPPPGGMRTPNDPDNWSLGTEGGAAGGASAPEGVE
- the dcd gene encoding dCTP deaminase, encoding MSIRSDRWIRRMATEHGMIEPFVEQQVRDGAISYGLSSFGYDIRVGDEYKVFTDVYSVVVDPKNFDPRSFVDIKADHCIIPPHSFALAATMEYFRIPSDTLVVCVGKSTYARCGIIVNVTPLEPEWCGYLTLEISNTTPLPAKIYSGEGLAQLLFFQGDEVPEVTYAMRKGKYQDQRGVTLPKP
- a CDS encoding succinate dehydrogenase/fumarate reductase iron-sulfur subunit; the encoded protein is MNLKLHVWRQAGPEDKGGFVTYQAEDISDHASFLEMLDVVNEGLIARGEEPIAFDHDCREGICGSCGFMINGQPHGPLQTTVCQLHMRTFEDGAELWLEPWRATAFPVVRDLVVDRAAFDRIIGAGGYISANTGSAPEANNIPVPKENADLAMDAAECIGCGACVAACPNASAMLFTGAKVSHLGLLPQGQAERDDRVLEMVLQHDEEGFGHCTMHGACQTACPKGIRVDWIARLNRDYRQAKTRRPGEAGLVGA
- the nuoB gene encoding NADH-quinone oxidoreductase subunit NuoB; protein product: MGLSGRELPTMPAGGGHASFFTTRLDALINWSRLNSLWPMPFGTACCAIEMMAAAASKYDTARFGMERQAFSPRQADVLICAGRVPYKMAPVLRRIWDQMPQPKWCVSMGACASSGGVFDAYSMVQGIDTIIPVDVYVPGCPPRPEGLIYGLLMIQEKIRGESVTRADIHRAEDPADTSRPNLPPEVIEEVTVPFGNSTRQNRVSGMVPSHALQRPRDRLP
- a CDS encoding NADH-quinone oxidoreductase subunit A produces the protein MHESWIPILILLLLTVGQAVGMVALSHVVNPYRPTPVKSQPYESGMPPLGDTRERFSVKFYLVAILFIVFDLETIFLVSWGVVARALGWEGFIAAFIFIVVLTVGMIYEWKKGALEWD
- a CDS encoding fumarate reductase/succinate dehydrogenase flavoprotein subunit — translated: MELNARIPSGPIQDKWTKHRFDLKLVNPANKRKYEIIVVGTGLAGGAAAATLAELGYNVRNFCFQDSARRAHSIAAQGGINAAKNYQGDGDSIYRLFYDTVKGGDFRAREANVHRLAEISLNIIDQCVAQGVPFAREYSGYLANRSFGGAQVSRTFYARGQTGQQLLLGAYQALMRQVAAGKVKMYTRHEMLDLVVIDGVARGIVTRDMLTGRIESHVADAVLLGTGGYSNVFYLSTNAKGSNVTAVWRAYKRGAGFANPCYTQIHPTSIPPSGDYQSKLTLMSESLRNDGRIWVPKQQGDRRAPHEIPDSERDYYLERYYPSFGNLAPRDIASRRAKEMVDEGRGVGPSGVGVYLDFRDAIQRLGRDVIADRYGNLFEMYRNITGDNPYEVPMRIYPAPHYTMGGLWVDYNLMTTVPGLFAIGEANFSDHGANRLGASALMQGLADGYFIVPLTVGDYLATAKPPTVDTSHAAFRDAEAEVARRQDALLSVNGSRSVSDFHRELGRLMWEYCGMARTADGLKLLLNRIPELREEFWRDVRVPGSGATLNQSLENAGRVADFLEFGELMALDALERDESAGGHFRVEHQTEEGEAKRNDERFSHVAVWEYREGAAPIRHEEPLEFEYVQLAQRSYK
- a CDS encoding succinate dehydrogenase cytochrome b subunit; the encoded protein is MRRAQSLWGSTVGKKITMAVSGTILILFVLFHMLGNLKVYQGPEAFNGYAEGLRTFGKPFFGESQVLWLLRIGLIVALIAHLAAAYLLTVRANRARKVGYRQWDGDLVFSYASRTMRWGGVIILLFVIYHLMHFTFGNAHPDFVHGDVYRNFVVGFQSVPVSVAYIAAMIPLGLHLYHGFWSMLQTLGANNEKYNHLRRPIAAILALAIVLANISFPVAVLTGFVR